The DNA region CTGTGCCTTTGGCATAGAAATTACTGCGCTGAGAGGTTCTTCCTTCGGTATATACAATCAGTTCTTTTTGTTGCAGGAACTCGTTGGCAAGATCAATTGCTGCATTCAAATAACCACCACCGTTGCCTTGCAGGTCGAGTATCAGATCTTTCATTCCTTGCTTCTGTAGCTCTTTGAGGGCGGCGGTAAATTCTTCGGCGGTAGTGGCACCGAAGCGGTTGATACGGATATAGCCGGTCTTGGGCTGTATCATATACGAAGCGTCTAAACTTAGAATGGGTATTTTATCCCGTTTTACAGTGAAGTATAAGGGATCGTGCACTCCGCGGCGGACAATGGTTAGTTTTACTTCTGAGTCTTTCGGGCCGCGCAGGCGTGCCATTATATCTTCTGTGGACATTTTTACGCCGGCAATAGCGCTGTCGTTCACTGCCACGATACGGTCGCCTGCCAGAATACCAACCTTTTCAGACGGTCCGTTGCTGACGGGCTGTATAATAAGTAATGTATCTTCTATCATCTGGAACTGCACACCGATACCTTCGAAGTTACCTTGTAAAGGCTCGTTCATTTTCTTCACTTCCTCGGCGTCATTGTATGTGGAGTGCGGATCGAGTTGGGCGAGCATACGGATAATAGCTTCTTCCACCAGTTTATTCTCGTCTACCGAGTCTACATACAGGTTGGTGATGGCAAATTCTGCCATTTGTAACTTGCGGGCAGCCAAGTTGCCCATATTCTGCGCCTGCATGGAAGCCATGGCGCCGCATATACATATTATAAAGATAAGAAATTTCTTCATCATTCTTTTTCGCTTATCACTAATTCACTAATCATTAAATATCCATCCCTTCGGGGATAAACTGGCTGATATCTTTGCCGAACTGTAGAAGCTCGCGGACAGTAGTCGAGCTGATACATGTCAGTTCAGGTTCGGTAAAGAGCAAAATGGTTTCGATGCCTGCCAGTTTACGGTTGATATCGGCAATGGTCTCTTCATATTCGAAATCTTTCACGGTACGGATACCACGAACTATAAACTGCGCGTCTACCTGCCGGGCAAAATCAATCGTCAGGCAATCATAGGAGTAGACCTTGATACGTGGTTCGTTCCGGTAGAATTTCTGTATCATCTCCACGCGCTTCTCAATAGGGAAGTAGGTGTTTTTATTCTCGTTGATACCAATTCCAATAATGACTTCATCCATAAAAGTCAGTGCGCGGGTCACTACCGATGAATGGCCGATAGTGAAAGGATCGAATGTTCCCGGAAAGATTGCTCTTCTCATGATGCCAGATCTTCTTCTATAACCAGATTGTTAATAATAAAGTTTTGCCGTTCCATGGTATTTTTACCCATATAGAATTCCAATAATTCCTTTACAAGGTCCGTTTTGCGTAAAGTGACTTGTTCCAGACGCATATCTTTGCCGATGAAATGCCGGAATTCATCAGGCGAGATCTCTCCCAGACCTTTAAAACGGGTAATCTCCGGGTTGGGACTCAGCTCGGCAATGGCTTTTTGCCGTTCCTCTTCCGTGTAGCAGTAAATTGTCTTTTTCTTGTTGCGTACGCGGAACAATGGAGTTTGCAGGATATAGACGTGCCCTTTCTTTATCAGATCGGGGAAGAATTGCAGGAAGAATGTGATGAGCAACAACCGGATGTGCATACCGTCCACATCGGCATCGGTAGCGGCAATCACCTTGTTGTAACGCAATCCTTCAATGCCATCTTCTATGTTCAGGGCAGCTTGTAGCAGATTGAATTCTTCGTTTTCATATACCACTTTCTTAGTCAGCCCGAATGAGTTTAACGGTTTACCACGAAGACTGAATACAGCCTGCGTATTTACGTCACGGCTCTTTGTGATGGAACCGCTGGCGGAGTCACCTTCAGTGATAAAGATGCAGGACTCGGATTCCTGTTCCTTTCCTTTGCCGTCATTGAGGTGGTAACGGCAATCGCGCAGCTTACGATTATGCAGGTTGGCCTTCTTTGCGCGCTCACGTGCCAGTTTGGTTACACCGGCAATGGCTTTACGTTCCTTTTCGGAGTCTTGTATCTTTTGCAGCATGACTTCCGCAACCAACGGATTCTTGTGTAGATAGTTATCCACCTCCGTTTTGATGAAGTCGCCTACATACTTATTCACGCTTACACCACCGGGAGACATGGAAGGGGAACCGAGTTTGGTCTTGGTCTGTCCTTCAAACTGGGGCTCTTCCACATTGATGGCAATGGCGGCAACAATACCGTTACGGATGTCGGCATATTCCTGGTTCTTGTTGTAGAACTCCTTGATGGTGCGGGCAATATGTTCTTTAAGCGCACTTTGGTGTGTTCCACCCTGTGTGGTATGCTGGCCGTTGACAAAGGAATAGTATTCCTCGCCGTATTGATTCGTATGCGTAAAGGCTATTTCAATATCTTCTCCTTTCAGATGGATGATATTGTAAAGCCCCTGTGCAGTCATGTTGTCGTTCAGCAAATCTTCCAGTCCATGACGTGAGATAATGCGCTGACCGTTGTATATAATGGAAAGTCCTGTATTCAGGTACGTGTAGTTACGCAATAGCGTTTCCACGAAATTAGCCTGGAAAGAATAGTTCAGGAATAACGTGCTGTCCGGTTCGAAGAAGATGTAAGTTCCGCTTTCCTCGTTACAGTTTTCCGTTACATCACTTTGGAGATTACCTTTTTCAAAAATGGCGATACGAACTTTACCTTCGCGATAACTACGTACTTCAAAGCGGCTGCTAAGTGCATTCACAGCTTTGATACCTACACCGTTCAGTCCGACACTTTTCTTGAAAGCTTTACTGTCGTACTTACCACCGGTATTGAGTTTACTCACCGCTTCAATCAGCTTTCCTTGCGGAATACCACGACCATAGTCGCGCACACTGACACGGAGATTATCCTCAATGTTAATCTCGATCCGTCTACCAGCACCCATTTTGAACTCATCGATGCTGTTGTCCATTACCTCTTTTAGCAATACATAGATACCGTCGTCGTTCTGCGTACCGTCGCCCAAACGACCGATATACATACCCGAACGGACACGGATGTGCTCCATGTCGTCCAAATGACGAATGTTGTCTTCCGTATATTCTACATTGCCTTCGGGCATCAGTCCGTTGATTTCTTCCATAGCTTATTTAATGAAGAATGAGGAATGAAGAATGAAGAATTTGGCTGCGCTGTGATGCCGCATGGCAATTCTTCATTCTTCATTCTTAATTATTAATTTCTTTCACAAACGCCCTGCGCCGTTTATGTTGTTTGGTTTCAAAGTATTCCCATTGGGCTTGTACTTTACCATTCATTTCAAGTTCAGGGTTACTTTCTGCAAATATAAAACCTAATTTCTGATAAACCGGAATTAAATCGGAAAATAACAATGCGTTAACACCTTTGTTTTGGTACTCCGGCTTCACGGCAACAAGCAACAAATCCAACATTTTAGCACGTCGTTTCATGAACAATGCTTTCAGCAGATAGTACCATCCGAAAGGCAATAACCGGCCGTGCGCTTTCTGTAAAGCTTCGGACAGGGAGGGCATGGATATGCCTACGGCAATCAATTGGTCGTCGGCATCTGTAATAAGCGTCACCATGCGCAGGTCTACGATGGGGAGATACATTTTCACGTACTGGTCAATCTGCCGTTGCGACAGAGCGGAATAACCGAACAGGGGTTTATAAGCTTCGTTCATCAACTCAAAGATGGCCTGTCCATAATCGTGGGCTATCTTTTTGGCTGATGTATATTTTTTAATCTTGAGGTTGTATTTACGCTGGATAAGGTCGGAGATACGTTTGTGTTTATCCGGTATGGCATCCGGAATGTAGATTTGATATTCCACCCAGTCAGCTTCCTTTTCAAATCCCATGCGCTCCATGTGTTGCGGGTAGTAAGGATAATTGTAAATGGTTGCCATGGTGCTGAGTTGGTCGAAGCCTTCTACCAGCATACCTTCTGCGTCGAAGTCAGTGAAGCCCAACGGACCTTGTATATGAGTCATTCCGCGTTCTTTTCCCCATTCTTCTACCGTGCGGATCAAGGCATCCGATACTTCCGGGTCGTCAATAAAGTCGATCCAGCCGAAACGGACGTTCTTTTTATCCCAGGTTTCATTGGCCTTATGGTTGATTATGGCAGCTACGCGGCCTACTATTTTGTTGTCTTGGTAAGCCAGGAAATACTCTGCCTCACAGAATTCAAACGCCGCATTCTTCTTTTTATTGAAAGTGTTGAGCATGTCGTCGTAAAGATCGGGGACAGAGTAAGGGTTGCCTTTATATAGCCGGTAATTGAAGCGGATGAACCGTTTCAATTCTTTTGTTGTGGAAACTTTTTTGATTGTTATTGCCATAATTTTATGTCTAATGAAGTGGCAAAGATACATGATAATCTTTAAAATACCACGCGGCAGAGATAAAAACTGATCTATTGCTGTATGCTTTTCCGATACTGTAAAGGTGTCATACCTGTATTTTTGAGGAAAGCACGCCGGAAGGTGGAAGTGGAGTTAAATCCGGAACGTTCGGCTATCTCATCTATATTCATGGTATAGGGGTAAATGGTCAGTAGTTGCTTGCCGGCTTTCTCAATGCGCAGGTTGTTGATGTAGTCGTAGAAAGTGATATTCAGCTTGTTGTTGAAATAGGTGGATAGGTAGGTGCGGTTGGTTCCAATGGCATTGGCTACATCGCTGATAGTCAGTTTAGGATTCAGGTAGAGTTGTTGCTCTTCCATTACTTTCAGTAACTCTTCCCGGAAAGCGTAATAAGAACAGTTATCCTGTTCCGTTCCGCTGGTCCCGTTCTCTTCTACAGGCTCTTTAGCCAGGAGGTTGCCTTTCAGATTATTAGGCATAGGGATAGTAATCTGATGGGCTGAATAGTGGATAATAACAAACCACAATATGACAGAAGAAATATAATAAATAGTATCTCCCCAGCCTGTAATATTCATGCTGGTATATACCCATGTTGCCAGGCAGATGGCGAGAATAAATGTGGCTTTCTTCAACCATGCCACATCGATATGTTCTGAATAAGAGTAGTTGTTGCGTATGTATCGTTGGTAGCGTCGGGCAGCGAATGTAACTATGAGTACAATAACGGCACTATAGAGTAGAATGAATCCGAAATAAAAAGGGAAAATGGGGGCATGGAATGTACACAAATAGGCAATTGTAAATACAATATAGGGACTGAAAAGCAAAAAAACTTTCTTCCAGTTAAGCCATCCGGGTGCCGTTAATTCCAGAAGATAGAAGGAACAGGCGGCAACTGCCCATCCGTCAATGAATAGCAGGGAATTGACCAATTGTTCGGTTTTCAGTGAAGGAAAATAGAGTAATATATCCTTGAACTCCAATAATGCCCAGAAAGCAAGGGTGAGTCCCAGTATGCTCTGTATCCGTGAGCGTGGCCTATGTGTGAGCAAGCGGAAACTGACATATCCGAAGAACATGAATGCAGCTCCGTTCATGAAGTATGATATATTGATGCCTCCCATTAAACGTTATAAATAAGTACTATGGTGTATGCTATGTAACAAAGCATCAGTATGCTGCCTTCGATGCGGGTAATGGTACGCTTGGCAAAGAACAATCCGAATAGCCACAGCAAGATGCTCGAACCTACCAGTACCAGCAGATCCATATTTGTGATACCCGTCAGGTGCAACGGTGTGATGGAAGCACTGCATCCTAACACGAAGAAGATGTTGAACAGGTTACTGCCAATCACGTTTCCAATGGCAATTTCCGGATTCTTCTTTAAGGCAGCAACAATGGAGGTTGCAAGTTCGGGCAGGGATGTGCCGCCTGCTACCAAAGTCAATCCGATGACGGATTCGCTTACTCCCAGACTGCGTGCAATGCCACTGGCACCATCCACAAAGAAACTGCCGCCGGCAATCAGAGCTACCAGTCCACCTATTATATATAGTATGGACCGCCACATGGGAAGTTGTTTGATTTCTTCTTCCGTTTCCCCCTCTTTCTTTTCTTGGAAAGCGATGGCAAAGGTATATCCGAGGAAGATCAAGAAAAAACAGAGCAGGAGTAATCCGTCTGTAATGCTGATTATATTTTCGGAGCTATGATCCAGTAAGACATCATTTGCGCAAATCAGCAATACTATGGAGGACAGGATACAGAGTGGGATTTCCTTGCGCAACGTATTTCCGGAAATAACAATTGGGGCGAAGAGTGCCGTGCAGCCTACGATCATTAGTGTATTGAAGATATTGCTGCCTACAACGTTTCCGATGGCGATGTCCGCGCTGCCTTTCAGAGCCGAAGATACGCTGACTGTCAGTTCGGGAGCGGAAGTCCCGAAAGCTACGATGGTGAGCCCGATAACAATGGAGGGGATGCGGAAACGCTTGGCGACGGATGCGGCTCCGTCTGTCAGTCCGTTGGCCCCTAAAAGGATGAGGAGAAGTCCTCCGATAAGACAAAGAATATCCATGAGAATTCTGTTTTTTGTGCAAATATAATTAATTCCTTTTATGAAAAGTAAAAAACATTCCGTATGTTTGGCACGTTAATCAATTTGTTGTTTTTAAGTAACCTGATTAAAGGCTATTATATGAAGGGAATACGTGCATTATGTCTTTGGCTCTTGCTGTTGCCTGCGGGCGGCGCATCTGCCCAGTTGGTAGAGAAGGTATTAGATGTCTTTAATGACGATACTTTGGGGACTGTTGTCGCCCAAAGGGCAGATACAGACTCGGTTCATCTGCTGAAGATGAAAGAGGACTTGGAGGTTGCAAGGCTGAATGAGGCTAATCTCAGGATGGAGATAGAGCAAATGAGGCTGAAGTATGATGCGGCGGACTCCCTGAAGCTGGCAAAGCAGCGATTGCGCATTGACTCGCTCAGGCGGATGACGCCGGGTGTGCCGGTAGTGGTGGAAGGCGATACGCTGTATTACCTGTTTGCCAAGCGGGGCGGGCATACTCCGCAGCAACGTGCCGAAATGAATGCAGCGGCAATAACGGAACTGGGCAAGCGATTTAATCTGCAACCGGATTCGGTTTACTTAGAGAGTAGTGATATTGTTACCGATCTGATGTATGGTAATAAGGTTCTTTCTTCTTTTACGGATCAGGATGGTCTGTGGGAAGGTTGTTCGCGCGATCAGTTGGCGGTTGCCAAGCGTAAAGTGATCGTAGACAAGCTAAAGGTGATGAAAGACGAGCATAGCCTGTGGCAGCTTGGCAAACGCATTCTCTATTTCATTCTTGTAATCATAGGCCAGTATCTGCTGTTTAAACTCACCACCTGGTTGTTCAATAAGTTGAAAGTGCGTATCCAACGATTGAAAGATACCAAACTGAAACCTATCTCCATTCAGGATTACGAATTGCTGGATACGCAGAAGCAGGTGAATCTGCTTGTCTTCCTGGCAAATCTGTTGCGATATGCGGTGATGCTGCTTCAATTGGTGCTGACGGTGCCATTGCTCTTCTCCATATTCCCTCAGACAAAAGACCTCGCCTACAAGTTGTTCTCGTATATATGGGATCCGATAAAGAGTATCTTCCTGGGTATAGTGGAATATATTCCCAATCTGTTCACTATCTTTGTGATATGGCTTGCCGTGAAGTACCTGGTGAGGCTGGTGCGCTATCTTGCCAGTGAAATTCAATCGGAGCGGTTGAAGATAGGCGGTTTCTATGCCGATTGGGCTATGCCGACGTTTCACATTGTGCGTTTCCTGCTTTATGCGTTTATGATTGCTATGATTTATCCCTATTTGCCGGGTTCCAAGTCGGGTGTTTTTCAGGGGATATCGGTCTTTGTCGGCTTGATTGTTTCGTTGGGTTCGAGTACGGTGATCGGGAATATTATTGCGGGATTAGTAATCACTTATATGCGTCCCTTCAAATTGGGCGACCGCATCAAACTGAATGATACTACGGGCAATGTAATAGAGAAGACTCCGTTAGTGACGCGTATCCGTACGCCGAAGAATGAGGTGGTAACTATCCCGAACTCTTTCATCATGTCTTCGCATACGGTGAATTTCAGTCAGTCGGCACGCGACTATGGACTGATTATTCATTCGGAAGTGAGTGTGGGGTATGATATTCCCTGGCGGAAGACGCATCAACTTCTGGTTGAGGCCGCTCTGAATACACCCGGAGTGGTAGATGATCCGCGTCCGTTTGTATTGGAAACGTCTCTTCAGGATTATTATCCGGTCTATCAGGTGAATGCTTATATAAAGGATGCCAACCAGTTGGCGCAGGTGTATTCCGATTTGCATCAGAATATCCAGGATAGATTTAATGAAGAGGGCATCGAGATTATGTCGCCGCACTACATCGCTACGCGCGACGGTAGTGAGACGACGATACCCAAGGATGATCTGAGGGGGAAGAAATAAACCTTATCCGGTGCAGAGGTGGATTATTTTCCCCGTAGGGATGAAGGTGATAAAGAAAATGAAGTGCATGCCTGAATTATTTCAATCGTTTTTTATTCTCATCATTTTCTAGTATTCTCATTTGTTGAATAGCTATTTGGTTGAGTTTAATTAGCCGTTCACCTTGGGGAATACCTTGATCAATAAATACGGCATTGAGGTTCTCCATGTTCGAGAGGCAAATAAGTTCATTGATGGAAGCGTAGTCACGGATATTTCCTTTTAGTTCGGGATGTTGCTCTCGCCATGTTTTAGCTGTTTGCCCAAACATAGCCACATTAAGCACATCGGCTTCTTCGGCATAAATAATGCTTGCTTGCTTAGCTGTTACTTCTACTGGAATAAGATTCTGTTTGATAGCGTCAGTGTGAATTATCCTTATGGGCATAAGTGCCACCATATCTTCCAGCTTTTGATATTATGCCAATAGCTCCAGTTCGTTCTATCCATGTTTTAACTGATAGAACAAAATTGTTACTACCAGCCATATTTTTAATTGTACCGAATTCGGTACAATTAAAATGTGAGTTGTATAATATTTCCCATTCACCGATATATTCAAGTGTACTTTTTAAGCTAAGCCATCTGAATATTATGTGCTCTTGCATTTGACTACGTGCCATATCGGTTAATTAAATATAATCCTGGTCGTTATTTGTTAGAACTGTAATTTCTGTATTTTGTACTTTTATTTTAGCCATGTAGA from Bacteroides sp. MSB163 includes:
- the coaD gene encoding pantetheine-phosphate adenylyltransferase, giving the protein MRRAIFPGTFDPFTIGHSSVVTRALTFMDEVIIGIGINENKNTYFPIEKRVEMIQKFYRNEPRIKVYSYDCLTIDFARQVDAQFIVRGIRTVKDFEYEETIADINRKLAGIETILLFTEPELTCISSTTVRELLQFGKDISQFIPEGMDI
- a CDS encoding DNA topoisomerase IV subunit B; its protein translation is MEEINGLMPEGNVEYTEDNIRHLDDMEHIRVRSGMYIGRLGDGTQNDDGIYVLLKEVMDNSIDEFKMGAGRRIEINIEDNLRVSVRDYGRGIPQGKLIEAVSKLNTGGKYDSKAFKKSVGLNGVGIKAVNALSSRFEVRSYREGKVRIAIFEKGNLQSDVTENCNEESGTYIFFEPDSTLFLNYSFQANFVETLLRNYTYLNTGLSIIYNGQRIISRHGLEDLLNDNMTAQGLYNIIHLKGEDIEIAFTHTNQYGEEYYSFVNGQHTTQGGTHQSALKEHIARTIKEFYNKNQEYADIRNGIVAAIAINVEEPQFEGQTKTKLGSPSMSPGGVSVNKYVGDFIKTEVDNYLHKNPLVAEVMLQKIQDSEKERKAIAGVTKLARERAKKANLHNRKLRDCRYHLNDGKGKEQESESCIFITEGDSASGSITKSRDVNTQAVFSLRGKPLNSFGLTKKVVYENEEFNLLQAALNIEDGIEGLRYNKVIAATDADVDGMHIRLLLITFFLQFFPDLIKKGHVYILQTPLFRVRNKKKTIYCYTEEERQKAIAELSPNPEITRFKGLGEISPDEFRHFIGKDMRLEQVTLRKTDLVKELLEFYMGKNTMERQNFIINNLVIEEDLAS
- a CDS encoding helix-turn-helix domain-containing protein produces the protein MNGAAFMFFGYVSFRLLTHRPRSRIQSILGLTLAFWALLEFKDILLYFPSLKTEQLVNSLLFIDGWAVAACSFYLLELTAPGWLNWKKVFLLFSPYIVFTIAYLCTFHAPIFPFYFGFILLYSAVIVLIVTFAARRYQRYIRNNYSYSEHIDVAWLKKATFILAICLATWVYTSMNITGWGDTIYYISSVILWFVIIHYSAHQITIPMPNNLKGNLLAKEPVEENGTSGTEQDNCSYYAFREELLKVMEEQQLYLNPKLTISDVANAIGTNRTYLSTYFNNKLNITFYDYINNLRIEKAGKQLLTIYPYTMNIDEIAERSGFNSTSTFRRAFLKNTGMTPLQYRKSIQQ
- a CDS encoding calcium/sodium antiporter; the protein is MDILCLIGGLLLILLGANGLTDGAASVAKRFRIPSIVIGLTIVAFGTSAPELTVSVSSALKGSADIAIGNVVGSNIFNTLMIVGCTALFAPIVISGNTLRKEIPLCILSSIVLLICANDVLLDHSSENIISITDGLLLLCFFLIFLGYTFAIAFQEKKEGETEEEIKQLPMWRSILYIIGGLVALIAGGSFFVDGASGIARSLGVSESVIGLTLVAGGTSLPELATSIVAALKKNPEIAIGNVIGSNLFNIFFVLGCSASITPLHLTGITNMDLLVLVGSSILLWLFGLFFAKRTITRIEGSILMLCYIAYTIVLIYNV
- a CDS encoding mechanosensitive ion channel family protein → MKGIRALCLWLLLLPAGGASAQLVEKVLDVFNDDTLGTVVAQRADTDSVHLLKMKEDLEVARLNEANLRMEIEQMRLKYDAADSLKLAKQRLRIDSLRRMTPGVPVVVEGDTLYYLFAKRGGHTPQQRAEMNAAAITELGKRFNLQPDSVYLESSDIVTDLMYGNKVLSSFTDQDGLWEGCSRDQLAVAKRKVIVDKLKVMKDEHSLWQLGKRILYFILVIIGQYLLFKLTTWLFNKLKVRIQRLKDTKLKPISIQDYELLDTQKQVNLLVFLANLLRYAVMLLQLVLTVPLLFSIFPQTKDLAYKLFSYIWDPIKSIFLGIVEYIPNLFTIFVIWLAVKYLVRLVRYLASEIQSERLKIGGFYADWAMPTFHIVRFLLYAFMIAMIYPYLPGSKSGVFQGISVFVGLIVSLGSSTVIGNIIAGLVITYMRPFKLGDRIKLNDTTGNVIEKTPLVTRIRTPKNEVVTIPNSFIMSSHTVNFSQSARDYGLIIHSEVSVGYDIPWRKTHQLLVEAALNTPGVVDDPRPFVLETSLQDYYPVYQVNAYIKDANQLAQVYSDLHQNIQDRFNEEGIEIMSPHYIATRDGSETTIPKDDLRGKK